The DNA sequence CCCAGATCAACCTCGGTGATGCCGCCGCCACCTACGTGGCCGAGGACGCCGCCGCCGCCAGCCGCTACATCGGCGTCTAAGACCAAGGGAGAAACACAAAAATGTCGCAGATCACGTTCAACTACCCCGCGATGCTCGCCCACGCCGGCGAGATGAACACCTACTCCGGTGTGCTGACCGCCCTGGGCGCCGACCTGGCCGCCCAGCAGGCCTCCCTGCAGGCCGTCTGGCACGGCGATACCTCCATGAGCCAAGCCGCCTGGCAAGCCCAATGGAACACCGCCATGGAAGAACTCATCCGCGCCTACCGCGCCATGGGCACCACTCACGAAACCAACACCCTGTCCATGAACGCCCGCGACATGGCCGAAGGAGCCAAATGGGGCGCATAAACGCCGTGTCGTGGAGGCCCCGTGCCTCTAAATCTGTTGTGAGTCAATATTTCAGGAGGAAACACGATATGTCCGAGCAGATCTTCGCCATCAGCGGGATGCACTGCAACTCGTGCGTCATGGGAGTGACGGAGGCGCTGACCGCACTCGACCCGGTGCACGAGGTGTCCGTTGACCTGGACCCCAAGGGTGCCTCGACGGTACGCGTTCTGTCAGACAGTGTGCTGTCGGTGGAAGAAGTTCACGACACGCTTGTGCGGGCCGGTGGTGATTTCGCCGTCGCTGCCGGATAGCGGGTTTCAGTCGAAAGTTCCGGTATCTCAGCCAAACTCGATCACGGTGTGCGGTGCGCGCAGCCGGTCGAGGCCGGGCAGCGCATACAGTAGCGGGCCGGCCCAGCGGAGTACCTTGCCGCGCCCGGCCGGCATCCGCAGCTCACGGACGCTGTGGATGCCGGGGATGGCGCGCAGTTCTCGGTACTGATTTGCAGTGAACGAGAAGGGCATTGGGGGCACGGTGTACTGCTCGCTGAGTCTCATCCCGCGTTGCGAGTGTGTGCTAAGGAATTTCGGCACGGAATCGAAGATCAGCCAGCCGCCGGGAAAACGCTTGGCACACTCGGTGATCAGGTCGAACACCGGCTCGCGCTCCAGGTACTGGAAGAGGCCCTCGGCGGTGATCAGCACGCCGCCGGAGCCGTCGACCTGATCCATCCACGAATAGTCGAGCGCGGATTGAGCGCAGTGGCGCAACCGGTCCGATTGCGGGAGAAGCTGCTTGCGCAGCCGCACGATGGGCTCCAGGTCCACCGACGTCCAGGTGAGCTCGCCGTTGTCGACGCGCCAGAAGCTCGTCTGCAATCCCTCAGCCAAGGCCACCACGCTCGCGCGCGGGTGCCCCGTCAGGTACTCCCGCGTGGCCGTGTCGAATATCAAAGCGCGCAAGGCGGTAGCTTGATGTGTGCGCCCGAAATGCTGAAAATCATAGTCAAGGCCGGCGTGCAGTGCGATGGCCATCGGGTCGTCAATGATGCCGTCCGGCCGGGCCGCCTCGGTCGCGCGTTGATGCAGCGTGAGCAGTGCGGTCTCGGACACGCCGTCGAGGTGTCGAGCATCGATGACTGGCATGCGCCCGACTGTACGGGACGGTTACGGCACGTGGGAATTCCTGGCGCGCAACGATACATGTGATTTCGTACGCTGATTCTGATTGTGCGGGAACTTTCTTGCGCAGGGTCCGACTACTCCCATGGAGACGTGAAACCGTTTGCGTCCATTCAGCAGGGAGGCGGCGGGTGACGGCACCGATATGGATGGCGGAGCCGCCGGAGGTGCATTCGGCGCTGTTGAGTTCGGGGCCGGGTCCGGGTGCGGTGCTCGCTGCCGCCATGCAGTGGCAAGAGATCGCGGACAACTATGCGCGCACGGCGGTCGAGCTGACCCAGGTCTTGGCCGGCGTTCAGGCAAGCAGTTGGCAGGGGCCGAGTGCCGCGGAGTATGTGGCCGCCCACGGGCCGTACCTGGCCTGGCTCGAGCAGGCCGCTGTCGAGAGCGC is a window from the Mycobacteroides salmoniphilum genome containing:
- a CDS encoding class I SAM-dependent methyltransferase; translated protein: MPVIDARHLDGVSETALLTLHQRATEAARPDGIIDDPMAIALHAGLDYDFQHFGRTHQATALRALIFDTATREYLTGHPRASVVALAEGLQTSFWRVDNGELTWTSVDLEPIVRLRKQLLPQSDRLRHCAQSALDYSWMDQVDGSGGVLITAEGLFQYLEREPVFDLITECAKRFPGGWLIFDSVPKFLSTHSQRGMRLSEQYTVPPMPFSFTANQYRELRAIPGIHSVRELRMPAGRGKVLRWAGPLLYALPGLDRLRAPHTVIEFG
- a CDS encoding WXG100 family type VII secretion target produces the protein MSQITFNYPAMLAHAGEMNTYSGVLTALGADLAAQQASLQAVWHGDTSMSQAAWQAQWNTAMEELIRAYRAMGTTHETNTLSMNARDMAEGAKWGA
- a CDS encoding heavy-metal-associated domain-containing protein, with amino-acid sequence MSEQIFAISGMHCNSCVMGVTEALTALDPVHEVSVDLDPKGASTVRVLSDSVLSVEEVHDTLVRAGGDFAVAAG